The following is a genomic window from Paenibacillus sp. FSL R5-0766.
GAAGCAGAGTAGCCTATACGCTGCATACGTATACTGAGATTTAAGATTACGAACCGCATGATATGAACCTGTAGACTCAACGGAAATTCGTTGAATACAGGTTCTTTTGTTTGGTCATGCAGTCACATTCTCCCCTGTAAAAAGTTGATTTCCCTATCCCGCTTTCCTCCATAATCCCTCTATACTTCATTCAAAAGCTATAGGGGGTCCGATTCTGGTGAAACCATCCAAAATACATGCCTATATGTTCATCTTTCCAAGTCTTTTTCTAACTCTTGTATTTGGGATCTATCCGCTGTTATGGGCGCTGCGTTACATGTTCTATGATTATCAAGGCATCGGGACGCCGGTCTTTATCGGGCTTGATAATTTTGGACGCATTTTGCGTGACGGGCAATTCTGGGATTCTGTAGGCAACACGGGTGTGTACGCCCTAGGCAAACTCGTCGTTACAATTCCACTGTCGTTAACTCTGGCGATTATTCTGAATCGCAAATGGAGAGGGCGATCCCTCTTTAGGGCGATCTATTATCTCCCCACTATTTTTAGCGCTTCGGTCATGGCAATTGTATTCTTTATTATTTTCAACTCTTATAACGGAATATTGAACCAATTGCTGCTCAAGTATCATGTGATCTCCGAATCCATTAGCTGGCTGGGGGCTGAACATGCCATGTTAACAACCATCATCATCGCCATCTGGGGGGCTGTGGGCAACTATATGTTGTTATTCATTGCGGGTCTTCAGAGCATTCCTGAAGAGCTTTATGAGGCGGCATCGCTGGATGGAGCGAGTGAGTTTCAGAAACTGCGGAATGTAACGATTCCATTGCTGGGTCCTGTCTTGCAGATGATCATCATGCTGGCAATTACGACGGCGCTGAAAGGTTACGAGAGTATTATGGTGCTGACCGAAGGGGGGCCATATGGCAAAACAGAGGTGATGTATCTGTATTTGTTCAAACTGTTGTTTCCCGTGTCGGCTGACACCCAATCACTCCAGCAGCTCGGTTATGGCAGTGCAGTCGGTTTCACAACGGCTCTCATCGTAGGGGCTGTGACGCTCATTTATTTCCGTATATCCAAAAAGCTCAATGATGTCTATTAATCCCTATCAGGAGGAAACGATGATGACTCAAAACGTGCTTGCGCCCTCAGGGTCTCCCCAACTCATTCGCTGGACCAAACGAACGGTACTTTGGTTGTTTTTGACCGCAATCGCTCTGCTGTCGTTGTTCCCCATCATACTTGTATTGCTTGGTTCCTTCAAAACAAACCAGGAATTGACAGGAGGAGCTACCATTTGGCCGAAGATTTGGCAGTTCTCCAACTACGCTCAGGCTTGGAAAACGGCCAATTTTTCGGGTTTTACGATGAACAGCGTGTTTGTTAGCATCAGTACAACAGTTGGCACGCTGCTGGTAGCTTCGATGTCAGCCTACGCTGTGGATCGAGTGAATTTCAAAGGGAAAAAGGGGTACACCCTGCTCATGGCATCTACTCTGTTTATTTCCATAGGCGCAGTTGTGCTGCGTCCGCAATTTGACCTCATGGTCAAGCTGGGGCTGAATACCACATTGTGGGGCGTTATTATTATACTGATCAGCGCACACGCTGCCACATATTTTATTCTGATTGGTTTCTTCAAGAGCATCCCGCGCGAACTGGATGAAGCCGCGATGATTGATGGTTGTAATTTCTTCACCACATACTGGCGAATTATTCTTCCACTCCTGCGCCCCGGACTCGCCGTTGCAGGTCTGGGTGTATTTCAGAGTTCATGGAATGAATATATTCTTCCTTTTGTGTTCACCATGAGCAATCCGGACTTGCAGACTTTGCCGGTTGGGCTGGCTAATCTGCGATATGGCATCGGAGCTGCGGCTGAGGTCCAACTGATGATGGCCGGAGCCTGTCTGTCCATTTTGCCGCTGCTCATCGTGTATATTTTTGCCAACAAATCATTCATGCAGGTGACCTTGGGAGCTGTGAAAGGATAGGCGTGAGCACAATCATGGAAACGGTTTTACGGGTAATTCCACTGTGCTATACTCATTTTAATTCACAGCGGACGGGCCAAGCCGTGTTCAAGGAGCGAGCGCCGATGATATTCGACTTTTATAAAATGTCCCTGAAAAAAAGAATACAGTTGCTGTACATTTTTCTCGTTGTCTTGTGCATCAGTGTGACCGGGATATGCTCTTATCTCTTTGCTGCACGAAGCATTGAGCAGAATGCACTTGAACTGAAACAAAGCATTCTGAACAAATCAGTGCAGGTTATGGATGAACATCTAAGGCACATTGTTGTATCCTCTTTTTCTTTTATGCTCAATGAAGCATTCACCCAGGTCATGAAGGACGTGGGGGAAAATAAAACATCTCATTATTATCAGAATCTCTCACTGCTGCAAACATCTTTTGCTCAATTGAAGCTTGTAGAGCCACTGATTGATACTGCCTATCTGACAACACCCATCGGTGATTTTTTCTCCACCAAAGATTTTCCGAATCGCAATAATTCGTTCAAGAGGGAATACGGACGCTACGTGAAGCTCCAAGGCTGGAATACGATGTGGTTTGGTTCACATCAGAGTCAATTATTTCAATCCCAAGGAAATGTGTTATCTCTGTTGCTCAAACCCATTGTGATCGATAATCATACCTATTCGAATGTATATATGGTCGTCAATATGAAGGAAGAGGCGATGCGAGACATTCTGACGCAGGATCTCATGAATAACCAGATTCAACTGTTTTTGCTGCACAAAAACGGAAATGAAGTCATTCGGCCCAGGTCCCGAAATGACGATTTCATTATGGAGCCTGACTTTACCCAACAGTTTAGCCGTGACGATGCTGGAGATTTTACCTACAGGAACGAGCAGGGGGAGGACATGCTTGTTAACTATTCGGCATTGTCGATGAACGAGGATTGGGTCATGGTAAGTGTGCAGTCCAAGGCTGACTTGTTGTCCCCCCTCCAAAAGATACGCTGGCTGATCATCCTGATTATGTTGTTTTGCATTTTACTCGCACTCGGATTGTCCAGGCTAGTGGCCTCCGCTCTGCTGAAGCCGCTGAACAAACTGCGACGCCTGATGGTTGAGGTGGAGTCCAATGATCTGGATGTACGGTTTCGCAGCAAGTATGACGATGAAGTCAGCGCTGTAGGGCATCGTTTCAATCGGATGTTGGACCAGATTCAGATTCTGTTTGAAGAAGTACGGACAACGGAGCAAGACAAACGGCGGTTTGAAGTCAAGGCGCTTCAGGCGCAGGTTGATCCTCATTTCCTCTACAATACGCTGAATACGATGTTCTGGAAAAGTGAGAGCGGAGAGAAGAAGGATGTAAGTGAGATGATCGTCTCCTTATCCTTATTATTCCGTCTGGGACTGAATGATGGGAAAGACATCACCAGTGTGGAGCAGGAGATCAAACATGTCGAACAATACATGCAGCTTCAGCAAAAATGTTACGAGGATCTGTTCGTTTATCGAATTGAGGTGGGAGACCCCTCTTGTTACGCTGTTGATATTTTAAAAATATTGCTTCAGCCCTTGGTCGAGAATTCCATCCTGCATGGATTCAATGACAAAGAAGATTTGGGCGTTATCCTGATCCGCATTCATCGTCAGGGTGACACACTACGGCTGGAGGTGGCTGACAATGGATGTGGGATGGATGTAGCCAGCATCTATGCTGAGGATGTTCCTGACGGGGGACGCAAAGGTTATGCCCTATCCAATCTCCATGGCAGATTAAGCCTGCACTATGGGGATGTGGCCTCAATTGTATTTCATAGCAGTACAGATGTGGGAACAACGGTTGTTATCACGATTCCGATCACCTGAGGAGGGGCAGTATGGGCCAATTGACGATGTGTGTTATGGATGATATCCAGGCAGTTGTAAAGGGCATATCTTCAACTATTCCGTGGGAAGATCATCAGGTTCGGATTGTAGGCACGGCGGGCAATGGAGAGCACGGTTGGTCCTTGTTGCTGGAGCAGCAACCCGACATCGTGATTAGTGATATCAGGATGCCCAAGCTGAGCGGACTGGAGCTAATGAAGCGGGCATTGGATGCCGGACTGCGAGCCAAATTTATTTTCATCAGTGGTTATTCGGATTTTCAATATGCACAGGAGGCCATCAAGCTGGGGGCATCGGATTATTTGCTCAAACCGTTTACCCCTGAAGAAATACTCGGTGCGGTGTTGAAGGTAAGACAGGTGATTAAGGAAGAGCAGGCACAGTGCAAACAGTTGGAACAGTTGGAGCAGAAGGTGGAGAGCAGCAACCAGTACGAGCGTCACAGTTATCTACTGGGCTTGTTGCGTCATGAAGTCGGGGGATTCCTGAATGAAAGTCACTGGAACGAGCTGCATATTGATCTCGATTCCTCCAATCTTCTCGTCATGGTCATCGAGGTGGATGGTTATACGCGATATGGTTACACGATGCATCTGGATGCCGAAATCGTTCCTTTTGCGGTCCAAAATATTGTGGGAGAAACCATAAATCGTTATACCAAAGGCGTTGTTTTACGGGAAAACCGATACCGGCTTGCAGCCATATTGAACACAACAAGCCAGATCGACGTCTCCGAGCTACTGGAGCAATGCCGCCAAAATGTGGAGCGATTCAGCAAAAAAACAGTCTCGATTGGTGTGGGTACGATTGCCCACAGACCACAGGAAATTTGGACGTCCTACGCACATGCAGATCAGGCGATATCCTATCGTTTTTACAGTGAAGGCAATTGCATCCTCCAGTATGCTGAACTGGAGAATCAGGCCTGTGTGGCTCCGATATATCCTCTGGAGAAGGAGAAAGAGCTCTTTTATGCACTGAAATGTGGTAATGAGAGCACCTGTCACCGCATCATTGATGAAATTCTCGAAGAATGGCAGGTCTCCGAAGGTTTTCCCGAGCCACTCACGATGATTCGTTTGCTGTCTGGACTTGCTTTTGCCATCTACCGTGCCTTTTGTGATGAGATTACAGCAGAGGAACGCTTGCGTCTGGAGGCCGACCTGACAGTGCTTGAGGCGATGCGTTCCTTGACGTTTGAGGGCTGGAGGGGATATATCAAACATTTTAGCAGTATGGGTTGCGAGATTATGGACAAAAAACGACTCACCGATGTCAAACAGGCGATTAGCAAGGCGCAG
Proteins encoded in this region:
- a CDS encoding sugar ABC transporter permease, which gives rise to MKPSKIHAYMFIFPSLFLTLVFGIYPLLWALRYMFYDYQGIGTPVFIGLDNFGRILRDGQFWDSVGNTGVYALGKLVVTIPLSLTLAIILNRKWRGRSLFRAIYYLPTIFSASVMAIVFFIIFNSYNGILNQLLLKYHVISESISWLGAEHAMLTTIIIAIWGAVGNYMLLFIAGLQSIPEELYEAASLDGASEFQKLRNVTIPLLGPVLQMIIMLAITTALKGYESIMVLTEGGPYGKTEVMYLYLFKLLFPVSADTQSLQQLGYGSAVGFTTALIVGAVTLIYFRISKKLNDVY
- a CDS encoding carbohydrate ABC transporter permease, with protein sequence MTQNVLAPSGSPQLIRWTKRTVLWLFLTAIALLSLFPIILVLLGSFKTNQELTGGATIWPKIWQFSNYAQAWKTANFSGFTMNSVFVSISTTVGTLLVASMSAYAVDRVNFKGKKGYTLLMASTLFISIGAVVLRPQFDLMVKLGLNTTLWGVIIILISAHAATYFILIGFFKSIPRELDEAAMIDGCNFFTTYWRIILPLLRPGLAVAGLGVFQSSWNEYILPFVFTMSNPDLQTLPVGLANLRYGIGAAAEVQLMMAGACLSILPLLIVYIFANKSFMQVTLGAVKG
- a CDS encoding sensor histidine kinase; this translates as MIFDFYKMSLKKRIQLLYIFLVVLCISVTGICSYLFAARSIEQNALELKQSILNKSVQVMDEHLRHIVVSSFSFMLNEAFTQVMKDVGENKTSHYYQNLSLLQTSFAQLKLVEPLIDTAYLTTPIGDFFSTKDFPNRNNSFKREYGRYVKLQGWNTMWFGSHQSQLFQSQGNVLSLLLKPIVIDNHTYSNVYMVVNMKEEAMRDILTQDLMNNQIQLFLLHKNGNEVIRPRSRNDDFIMEPDFTQQFSRDDAGDFTYRNEQGEDMLVNYSALSMNEDWVMVSVQSKADLLSPLQKIRWLIILIMLFCILLALGLSRLVASALLKPLNKLRRLMVEVESNDLDVRFRSKYDDEVSAVGHRFNRMLDQIQILFEEVRTTEQDKRRFEVKALQAQVDPHFLYNTLNTMFWKSESGEKKDVSEMIVSLSLLFRLGLNDGKDITSVEQEIKHVEQYMQLQQKCYEDLFVYRIEVGDPSCYAVDILKILLQPLVENSILHGFNDKEDLGVILIRIHRQGDTLRLEVADNGCGMDVASIYAEDVPDGGRKGYALSNLHGRLSLHYGDVASIVFHSSTDVGTTVVITIPIT
- a CDS encoding helix-turn-helix domain-containing protein — its product is MGQLTMCVMDDIQAVVKGISSTIPWEDHQVRIVGTAGNGEHGWSLLLEQQPDIVISDIRMPKLSGLELMKRALDAGLRAKFIFISGYSDFQYAQEAIKLGASDYLLKPFTPEEILGAVLKVRQVIKEEQAQCKQLEQLEQKVESSNQYERHSYLLGLLRHEVGGFLNESHWNELHIDLDSSNLLVMVIEVDGYTRYGYTMHLDAEIVPFAVQNIVGETINRYTKGVVLRENRYRLAAILNTTSQIDVSELLEQCRQNVERFSKKTVSIGVGTIAHRPQEIWTSYAHADQAISYRFYSEGNCILQYAELENQACVAPIYPLEKEKELFYALKCGNESTCHRIIDEILEEWQVSEGFPEPLTMIRLLSGLAFAIYRAFCDEITAEERLRLEADLTVLEAMRSLTFEGWRGYIKHFSSMGCEIMDKKRLTDVKQAISKAQEYISLNLAENLTLHACAQSVHLSPSYFANAFKKETGITPIQYITKMRMEKAKELLVAGVQVQEICQRLGYEDRPYFSGLFKKYCGMTPTCFRQMYEN